AACTTGAACCAGGCGATTCACGGGAGGCGGGCCAGACTGCTGTATCGGTTGGCGTCTCTACCGCCCAAGTACCGGATCCGGATCGACACGGAGCTTTACGGGGAGGCCTACGTACGCCTCCTGCAGAGCGCCGAGCTCGTGTTCAATTGCAGCGTGCGCGGCGAGCTCAACATGAGGTCCTTCGAAGCCCCTGCGTGCGGAGCGGTCCTCCTCCTGGAGAGCGACAATCTGGAGTGCGGTAGCCTCTTCGTCGACGGCGAGCACCTTTTCCTGTACGACGAGGAGACCTTGGACAAGGTCGTGGCGACCGCTCTGGCCGATCGCCGGCGGCTACGGCAAGTGCGCGAAAGAATGAACTGGGCGCTCCAGCGGCACAGCTACGCGGAACGAGCCAAAGCCCTTGTACAGCTCCTCCGCGAATTTGTTGCCGGCAAACGACGCGACCCCGGAGAAGAAAGCCCGGGGGGTGCCTGGCGCGACTGGGCCCGCTACTATCTCGGAATTCCCCATCCGTCCTGTCTCCTCAAAGCGCGGCAGATCCTGGAGCAACACGTGCGGGAGGAGCCGGTCCACCTGTGGACCATCGCCGGAATTGTTGCGCACCTGGCGGCGAAGACAGGGGGCTACGAGCAAGAGCAACTCCTTTCGGAGGCCCAGAGTACAGCCGGGCAGGCCCGCCACGAGTTCGGGGTGTCCATGGCCGGCGCGTACAATGTGGCCACAGGTTTCTGGGCCTGCAGACGAGCGACCGAAGCTCACCGTTTCCTTGAGATGTGCCGGAACGAGGGGAGCCCCCGGGATCCCTTGCTCCAGAACGGCTTCGTTATCCCCGGAACCTATGGGGATTTCCGGATGCTTTGGCAGAGGGCATGGACACAGAATGCGGGCCGAGAGGCCGATCGAGCAAGGGACGCCGAACGGGTGATCCACGGGCACGTGAACCATCTTCTCGGAGAAATCGCTTTCCAAGAGGGCAGGTTCGAAGAGGCGGCTCGATTCTGGCTGGAGGCTGTACGTCGGGTACCCGAAGTGGCCGAGACAAGGCATCACCTGGCTTGTGCCCAGTGGAAGCTGGGAGAGCGATGGGCGGCCTACGAGAACCTTCGTCAATGTCTGCAGATCAATCCCTTTCACTTCCCAGCTTGGTTCGACAGTGTTCGTATGCTGGCGGCTTTGGGACGCTGGCAGGAGCTCGATGACTTTGTCCGCCAGAGGCTCTCTGTTGTGCGCCGCATCCCACCCTACGCCGAA
This genomic stretch from candidate division KSB1 bacterium harbors:
- a CDS encoding glycosyltransferase, with protein sequence MRALRQYCDLRTFGLRQADVRFDPVADSFQDILERLAPWRPDVVIVRDAEYYPLPFGIDQAPVPVVALVGDWNVCYTTYAGLLRRFDLLLTDRAGEDVLRRDGVERVQFFPLYGFDPELHRPAGGGPKKYDVAVVANLNQAIHGRRARLLYRLASLPPKYRIRIDTELYGEAYVRLLQSAELVFNCSVRGELNMRSFEAPACGAVLLLESDNLECGSLFVDGEHLFLYDEETLDKVVATALADRRRLRQVRERMNWALQRHSYAERAKALVQLLREFVAGKRRDPGEESPGGAWRDWARYYLGIPHPSCLLKARQILEQHVREEPVHLWTIAGIVAHLAAKTGGYEQEQLLSEAQSTAGQARHEFGVSMAGAYNVATGFWACRRATEAHRFLEMCRNEGSPRDPLLQNGFVIPGTYGDFRMLWQRAWTQNAGREADRARDAERVIHGHVNHLLGEIAFQEGRFEEAARFWLEAVRRVPEVAETRHHLACAQWKLGERWAAYENLRQCLQINPFHFPAWFDSVRMLAALGRWQELDDFVRQRLSVVRRIPPYAEAGLQLSALWRSLRPQNRGKVSAYSAA